AACTTCTAAAGATAAAAAACAAAACATACCAGAATTTTGTAAAACCTTACCAGCTTATCCATGTGAAACTGACAATTTTATTTTCCCCTATTTCCCACTTAAATTATGTAAAAAACTCAGAAAAAACCCAGAAGGTGTACTCAGAGCTTCTTCCTGTTTTAACAGAATACTACACAGAACTGGGTCAAAGCAGACAGCTTTACGAAGCCTTCAAAGAGATATACCAGAAAGAAAAAGATAGCCTAAATCAAGAACAAAAAAAGGTTCTGGAAGATGCTATCAGGGATTTTGAGCTTTCAGGGGTCAATCTTAGAGATGAAAAAATGGAAAAAGTAAAGCAGATAAATATTAAACTGTCTCAGCTTCAAAACAGTTTTGCCCAGAACCTGCTTAATGCCACAGATAGTTACGAAATGATTGTTGAAGATTTTGAAGATGTAAAAGAACTACCCCCCACAGAACTTGAATCGGCAAAACTGGAGAGAGACGGTAAAACAGTTTACAGATTTACACTCCACCAGCCTTCCTACATAGCATATATGACTTACGGTTCAAACAGGGTTAAAAGAGAAGAGATTTATAGGGCATATGTAACGAGAGCACCGGAAAACGACAAAATACTTGAGGAAATCCTGTCATTAAGATACCAGAAAGCAAAACTTCTTGGTTTCAACAATTATGCAGAGCTTTCTCTCGCCACAAAAATGGCAAAATCTCCCCAGCAGGTTATAGATTTTTTAAAAAATTTAGCAGATAAAAGTAAACCTCAGGCAGAGAAGGAATACAACCAGCTTAACAGTTTTGCAAAAAAATTGGGACTTGAAGGTGATCTTCAGGCTTACGATTTTGCTTACTATTCAGAAAAAATGAAAAAGCAGATGTTTGATGTTAATGATGAGGATTTCAGACCTTATTTTGAGAAAAATAGGGTCGTTGAGGGACTGTTTCAGTTTTTAAATAGGCTTTTTAAACTTGAGTTTGAAAAAGTGGATGTTCCTGTGTGGCACCCTTCTGTATCTGTTTACCACATTTACAGAAAAGGAAAGCTTATTGGAAGGATTTATCTTGACCTTGAATCAAGGGAAGGTAAAAAAGATGGCGCATGGATGGATGAATGGGTTGTCCACCATGAAGATGAAAAGGGAAGAATAATCAGTCCTGTAGCTTTTATTGTAGCCAACTTCTCCCCTTCATCAAAAGATATACCGTCTCTGCTGAGACCTTACGATGTGGAAACACTTTTCCACGAAATGGGTCACGCCCT
This window of the Persephonella sp. genome carries:
- a CDS encoding M3 family metallopeptidase, producing MTSIFPEFTISDQNLDRQKELVLEQIQSNRETIKKLLKIKNKTYQNFVKPYQLIHVKLTILFSPISHLNYVKNSEKTQKVYSELLPVLTEYYTELGQSRQLYEAFKEIYQKEKDSLNQEQKKVLEDAIRDFELSGVNLRDEKMEKVKQINIKLSQLQNSFAQNLLNATDSYEMIVEDFEDVKELPPTELESAKLERDGKTVYRFTLHQPSYIAYMTYGSNRVKREEIYRAYVTRAPENDKILEEILSLRYQKAKLLGFNNYAELSLATKMAKSPQQVIDFLKNLADKSKPQAEKEYNQLNSFAKKLGLEGDLQAYDFAYYSEKMKKQMFDVNDEDFRPYFEKNRVVEGLFQFLNRLFKLEFEKVDVPVWHPSVSVYHIYRKGKLIGRIYLDLESREGKKDGAWMDEWVVHHEDEKGRIISPVAFIVANFSPSSKDIPSLLRPYDVETLFHEMGHALHHLLSEVKEPFVSGISGVEWDAVEFPSQFLEKFAYEPSVLKTFAYHYRTDQPIPDEMVKKLKSSKNFLSALSMVRQIEFSLFDILIHLDNYTSDDVQKILDQVREEVSVIKPPPYNKFQWSFSHIFAGGYAAGYYSYKWAEVLSADAYFMFIDNGIYNDEIAESFYSNILSKGGSMPADELFRRFAGREPDINALLRLSGIKTGGQ